The following are encoded in a window of Amaranthus tricolor cultivar Red isolate AtriRed21 chromosome 2, ASM2621246v1, whole genome shotgun sequence genomic DNA:
- the LOC130805452 gene encoding uncharacterized protein LOC130805452 has product MAENQEKGKDFFRRLLSGNSSRPSLLRGDPHERGVTGSARRARQEQAAGHSQAQCSTTLDHSVSREESVGHDESVGHPVDWTLVRGHASQFKIRGHGTANTSDHVGVSQVEDVAPRGRRRSQFADMDWLITSPQPKGLVDTSLIPSYGGHVAKVIFEESERTPPILDCRPRKRTLEAIIRLQDMSDELYRVLPATPLGRLPYIMHHHIDSALITAFVERWQPDTNTFNMPWGEMIIMLHDVQRILGVGTNDSLPAEPVDSD; this is encoded by the exons atggctgaaAATCAGGAAAAAGGAAAAGACTTTTTTAGAAGGTTATTGAGCGGGAATAGTTCTAGGCCGAGTTTACTGAGAGGGgatccccatgagaggggggttacgggttCTGCAAGGCGAGCCAGGCAGGAACAGGCGGCCggacatagtcaggcccaatGTTCGACTACCCTAGACCAt TCTGTCAGTCGGGAAGAGTCGGTCGGTCATGATGAGTCTGTCGGGcatcctgttgattggacgCTTGTCAGAGGGCATGCCAGTCAATTTAAGATTAGAGGGCATGGCACAGCTAACACTTCTGATCACGTAGGAGTCAGCCAGGTTGAGGATGtggctccacgggggaggaggcgCTCACAATTCGCGGATAtggactggttgatcacatcaccccagcccaaGGGCCTTGTTGACACCAgtttaatacccagctacggtgggcacgtagcgAAGGTTATATTTGAGGAATCGGAGCGCACGCCTCCGATTTTGGATTGTCGCCCTAGGAAGAGGACGTTGGAGGCGATCATCAGACTACAAGACATGTCTGATGAGCTGTACAGGGTGTTACCTGCCACTCCTCTAGGTCGTCTGCCGTACATAATGCAccatcacattgatagtgctctTATTACGGCctttgtggagaggtggcagcctgaTACCAACACCTTCAACATGCCATGGGGAGAGATGATCATAATGTTGCACGATGTGCAACGCATTTTAGGAGTTGGCACTAACGATTCACTTCCCGCTGAACCTGTTGATAGTGACTAG
- the LOC130806809 gene encoding mitochondrial phosphate carrier protein 3, mitochondrial-like — protein sequence MMSITENSRQSYLIPSFLYSSSMNSSTSNGIRLKESSSPIMVASPSEKIKMYSPAFYAACTTGGMLSCGVTHTAVTPLDVVKCNMQIDPAKYKSVRSGFGIIMREQGIKGLYKGWAPTFFGYSAQGAFKMGGYEFFKKYYSDIAGPEYASKYKTLIILAGSASAEIIADVALCPFEAVKVRVQTQPGFAKGLSDGLPKFVKSEGALGLYKGLVPLWGRQIPYTMMKFASFETIVELMYKHAIPTPKEQCSKTLQLGVSFAGGYIAGILCAVVSNPADNLVSFLNNAKGASVADAVKKLGVWGLFTRGLPLRIVMIGTLTGAQWGIYDSFKVVVGLPTTGGSSPATDPEK from the exons atgatgtCCATCACAGAGAACTCTCGCCAATCTTATCTCATCCCTTCCTTTCTATATTCCTCTTCCATGAATTCATCAACAAGTAATGGAATAAGGTTGAAGGAAAGTAGTAGTCCAATAATGGTAGCATCTCCAAGTGAGAAGATAAAGATGTATTCACCGGCATTCTATGCAGCTTGCACTACTGGTGGAATGTTGAGTTGTGGTGTCACCCATACTGCTGTCACTCCTCTTGATGTTGTCAAGTGTAATATGCAG ATTGATCCAGCAAAGTACAAGAGTGTACGCTCTGGATTTGGAATTATAATGAGAGAGCAGGGAATCAAGGGTTTATACAAGGGATGGGCCCCAACTTTTTTTGGTTACAGTGCTCAAGGAGCTTTTAAAATGGGAGGCTATGAGTTCTTCAAGAAGTATTACTCGGATATTGCAGGCCCTGAATATGCTTCAAAATAcaaaacattaataattttggCAGGTTCTGCTTCTGCAGAGATAATTGCTGATGTTGCTCTTTGCCCTTTTGAGGCTGTTAAAGTTCGCGTACAAACTCAACCTGGCTTTGCTAAAGGCCTTTCTGATGGTCTCCCTAAATTTGTCAAATCTGAAGGTGCTTTGGG ATTGTATAAAGGACTAGTACCACTTTGGGGCCGTCAGATTCCAT ATACAATGATGAAATTTGCATCATTTGAGACAATAGTAGAGCTGATGTACAAGCACGCCATCCCAACACCAAAAGAACAATGCAGCAAGACATTACAGCTTGGGGTTAGTTTTGCGGGTGGATATATCGCTGGAATTTTATGTGCAGTTGTATCAAATCCTGCTGACAACTTGGTTTCCTTCCTCAACAATGCTAAGGGTGCATCTGTTGCTGAT GCTGTGAAGAAATTAGGAGTATGGGGTTTATTTACGCGTGGACTTCCTCTTCGTATAGTCATGATCGGAACCTTAACTGGTGCTCAATGGGGTATCTATGATTCTTTCAAAGTGGTTGTTGGCCT GCCAACTACTGGTGGAAGCTCCCCTGCTACCGATCCTGAAAAGTGA